In Mycetocola zhujimingii, one DNA window encodes the following:
- a CDS encoding prepilin-type N-terminal cleavage/methylation domain-containing protein: MVSRINAALAARYKAIQEKEKGFTLIELLIVVIIIGVLAAIAIPIYMGVQENAKDSAVQSDLTNAKIAVVAYQTNGAAALTATSLDPAATTGAGAELAKLGLTKSKETGSLTLKKIPTSASPAFCIEGARTGTDGKKFHVTDSSGVESGPCTGTTAG, translated from the coding sequence ATGGTTTCTCGCATCAACGCCGCGCTCGCGGCTCGCTACAAGGCCATTCAGGAGAAGGAAAAGGGCTTCACCCTGATCGAGCTCCTGATCGTCGTCATCATCATCGGCGTCCTCGCCGCAATCGCCATCCCGATCTACATGGGTGTTCAGGAGAATGCCAAGGACAGCGCTGTGCAGTCGGACCTGACCAACGCGAAGATCGCCGTTGTCGCGTACCAGACCAATGGCGCGGCTGCACTCACGGCCACCTCGCTGGATCCAGCGGCAACCACCGGGGCTGGTGCGGAGCTCGCAAAGCTTGGTCTCACCAAGAGCAAGGAAACCGGCTCACTCACGTTGAAGAAGATTCCTACCTCCGCAAGCCCAGCGTTCTGCATCGAAGGGGCGCGTACGGGGACGGACGGCAAGAAGTTCCACGTAACCGATTCGTCGGGAGTAGAGTCCGGGCCCTGCACTGGCACCACCGCTGGCTAG
- a CDS encoding GspE/PulE family protein, whose protein sequence is MPSIMETLILQGILPFDQLERVSRNQADDEVALSALLEQKMVTPVQLARARATQAGIGFVELLEYPVDRTAVALVPATLCRRHSVLPIGLVDGVLQLAMVTPGDVFAIDDVRAATHLRVEKVQAEQGDLLAAIDRYLRADDELNDLTSTLEEESAPQDAGLGLADNGDDDAPIVRFVNLLVSQAIQDSASDIHIEPGEHELRVRYRIDGVLHEMQSAPKSIQNGVISRLKIMSEIDIAERRKPQDGRMSVMHGGRKIDLRVATLPTVWGEKVVMRILDNSNTSLDLRDLQLLDRNFEAYKASYTKPYGMILVTGPTGSGKSTTLYSTLNTVARPEINVITVEDPVEYRMAGINQVQVNPKAGLTFASALRSILRSDPDVVLLGEIRDHETAQIAIEASLTGHLVLSTLHTNDAPSAVVRLTEMDIEPFLVGSALDCVVAQRLARRLCDRCKAPAEHSADDLQRMKFPQVEVSRRMPGIFRPVGCNQCSNTGYRGRLAIHEVMSISEEIERMAVARASSADIGRVAREQGMLTLREDGYTKATMGLTSLEEILRVVV, encoded by the coding sequence GTGCCATCCATCATGGAGACGCTGATCCTCCAGGGGATCCTGCCGTTCGACCAGCTCGAGCGGGTCAGCCGCAACCAGGCCGACGACGAGGTTGCGCTCAGCGCGCTGCTCGAACAGAAGATGGTCACCCCGGTGCAACTCGCGCGGGCACGGGCAACGCAGGCCGGGATCGGCTTCGTCGAGCTGCTCGAGTACCCGGTCGACCGCACGGCCGTCGCCCTCGTTCCTGCCACGCTCTGCCGCCGCCACTCGGTGCTGCCGATCGGGCTCGTCGACGGTGTACTTCAACTCGCGATGGTCACGCCCGGTGATGTGTTCGCGATCGATGACGTACGCGCGGCAACCCATCTGCGGGTTGAGAAGGTGCAGGCGGAGCAGGGGGATCTCCTCGCCGCCATCGATCGGTACCTTCGTGCCGATGATGAGCTCAACGACCTGACGAGCACCCTCGAGGAGGAGTCAGCGCCACAGGATGCCGGACTCGGGCTCGCGGACAACGGCGACGACGATGCGCCGATCGTGCGGTTCGTCAACCTGCTCGTTTCGCAGGCGATCCAGGACAGCGCCTCCGATATTCACATCGAACCCGGCGAACACGAACTCCGGGTGCGATACCGCATCGACGGCGTGCTCCATGAGATGCAGAGCGCGCCCAAGAGCATCCAGAACGGTGTGATCTCGAGGCTCAAGATCATGAGCGAGATCGACATCGCCGAGCGGCGCAAGCCTCAGGACGGCCGGATGTCGGTGATGCACGGCGGGCGCAAGATCGACCTGCGCGTTGCGACACTGCCCACCGTGTGGGGCGAGAAAGTCGTCATGCGTATTCTCGACAACTCGAACACGAGCCTCGATCTGCGCGACCTGCAGCTGCTAGACCGAAACTTCGAGGCGTACAAGGCGTCGTACACGAAGCCGTACGGCATGATCCTCGTCACCGGTCCGACCGGTTCGGGAAAGTCGACGACGCTCTACTCAACGCTCAACACCGTGGCCCGGCCCGAGATCAACGTCATCACCGTTGAAGACCCCGTCGAGTACCGGATGGCTGGCATCAACCAGGTGCAGGTCAATCCCAAAGCCGGGCTCACCTTCGCGAGTGCGCTGAGGTCGATCCTGCGGTCAGACCCCGATGTGGTTCTGCTCGGCGAGATCCGTGACCATGAAACCGCGCAGATTGCGATCGAAGCGTCACTCACCGGCCACCTCGTGCTGTCGACCCTGCACACCAACGACGCGCCGAGTGCCGTCGTCCGGCTGACCGAGATGGACATCGAACCCTTCCTCGTCGGTTCTGCCCTCGACTGCGTCGTCGCCCAGCGACTCGCCCGTCGGCTCTGCGACCGGTGCAAGGCGCCGGCGGAGCACTCGGCCGATGACCTGCAGCGGATGAAGTTCCCGCAGGTCGAGGTAAGCAGGCGGATGCCGGGCATCTTCCGGCCCGTGGGCTGCAACCAGTGCTCGAACACCGGCTACCGCGGTCGCCTCGCGATCCACGAGGTCATGAGTATCTCGGAAGAGATCGAACGGATGGCCGTTGCCCGCGCCTCGAGTGCGGACATCGGGAGGGTGGCTCGTGAGCAGGGGATGCTCACGCTCCGCGAAGACGGGTACACCAAAGCGACCATGGGGCTCACGAGCCTCGAGGAGATCCTGCGGGTCGTCGTATAG
- a CDS encoding prepilin-type N-terminal cleavage/methylation domain-containing protein, with protein MHRIRSHFPSERREGGMTLIELLVAMMVFAVIAVGVSMSITSVLSTTSGSRARVVATNLAASDIDFVRSLDDVFDVLTETYEREVDGTRFTINRSTSWISTAGTDVRCDSAGGALQYKRVNVTVTWQGNMSTEVRADTILTPGSRINEPTTGTILVSVKNAAGAGTPDVKVTATQTSEGGAITETPPLTDADGCSYLLKVVPGTYTVKLEKTGSVDNLHNPTPESVVTVLKGQSTSASFAYDAAARYSVTYAATPTPAAPLPGAIKIPTNMEVSVLGGGPPVVRALSSTMNLFPAGAGYQMIAGAFMPETIEEAGAPAAKESCMVVDPTSWVDDETATPPRVGQLPNLVAAKPPASTAITVPIGVVSITGDSEQRYLFAERITTPEVSASGQPACTDAVTYSFGDTVIPQGTNKTVTVGLPFGTWKLYTSPRSNGTNPTALDTTRVTVRTSTPPPPGSKTFTLDPRTALP; from the coding sequence GTGCACCGAATCCGTTCTCATTTTCCGAGTGAGCGTCGCGAAGGCGGCATGACGCTCATCGAACTCCTCGTTGCGATGATGGTCTTCGCGGTCATCGCCGTTGGCGTGTCGATGTCTATCACGAGTGTTCTCTCCACGACCTCGGGGTCGCGCGCGCGGGTCGTAGCCACCAACCTCGCTGCCAGTGACATTGACTTCGTCAGATCGCTCGACGACGTCTTCGACGTGCTGACGGAAACGTATGAGAGGGAAGTGGACGGCACCCGCTTCACCATCAACCGTTCGACCTCCTGGATTTCGACGGCGGGCACCGATGTGCGCTGCGACAGCGCAGGCGGGGCGCTGCAATACAAACGCGTCAATGTGACCGTTACCTGGCAAGGGAATATGTCGACCGAAGTTCGGGCGGACACCATCCTCACACCGGGGAGCAGGATCAATGAACCCACAACGGGCACGATCCTCGTCTCTGTGAAGAACGCTGCCGGCGCGGGGACCCCCGACGTGAAGGTCACCGCAACGCAGACCTCGGAGGGCGGTGCGATCACAGAGACTCCTCCGCTGACCGACGCCGACGGCTGCAGCTACCTGCTCAAAGTCGTACCGGGAACGTACACGGTCAAGCTCGAGAAGACGGGGAGTGTTGACAACCTCCACAACCCCACCCCTGAGAGCGTCGTCACCGTGCTGAAGGGCCAATCGACGTCGGCGTCGTTCGCGTATGACGCCGCCGCGAGATACTCCGTCACGTATGCCGCCACGCCCACTCCGGCTGCGCCCTTGCCGGGCGCCATCAAGATCCCAACAAACATGGAGGTCAGCGTGCTCGGCGGAGGCCCTCCCGTAGTGCGAGCGCTGTCGTCGACGATGAACCTCTTTCCAGCCGGCGCTGGGTACCAAATGATCGCGGGCGCATTCATGCCCGAAACGATTGAGGAAGCGGGTGCGCCCGCGGCAAAGGAATCGTGTATGGTCGTCGATCCCACCTCCTGGGTCGACGACGAGACCGCCACGCCGCCGCGAGTAGGGCAACTGCCGAACCTCGTCGCGGCCAAGCCGCCGGCGAGCACTGCTATTACGGTACCCATCGGCGTGGTCTCCATCACCGGAGATTCCGAACAGCGGTACCTCTTCGCCGAGAGAATCACGACGCCGGAAGTGTCGGCCAGTGGCCAGCCCGCCTGCACGGATGCCGTCACATATTCTTTCGGAGACACGGTGATTCCGCAGGGCACGAATAAGACAGTAACGGTGGGTCTGCCGTTTGGCACCTGGAAGTTGTATACGAGTCCGAGGTCCAACGGGACTAATCCCACGGCCCTCGACACAACGCGGGTGACCGTTCGCACCTCGACGCCGCCGCCGCCCGGCTCGAAGACGTTCACTCTCGATCCGCGCACGGCGCTCCCGTGA
- a CDS encoding prepilin peptidase: MTPAEFSIPLTFLAVAVGIFGLLVGSFLNVVVYRVPNGMSVVAPPSACPGCGSEIKPYDNVPVLSWLALRGKCRSCKEPISARYPLVEAGVGVFFAVVAVWWWLYSSASATSTSGIVANVLVLVAFLWLAGVSVALALIDLDTHKLPNAVVLPSYLVGGVLLAAVGILNSDFDSLIRAGIGMAALWLAYFLMAMLYPGGMGFGDVKLAGVLGLYLGFVGWGALFVGAFAAFFFGGLFATGLLLARKAGRKSGIPFGPWMLIGAWTGIFFGTALWKSYLSLLGVA, encoded by the coding sequence ATGACCCCCGCCGAGTTCAGCATTCCGCTGACGTTTCTCGCTGTCGCGGTCGGCATTTTCGGCCTCCTCGTCGGCTCCTTCCTCAACGTGGTCGTCTACCGCGTGCCGAACGGCATGTCCGTCGTCGCGCCACCGAGCGCGTGCCCGGGGTGCGGCTCCGAAATCAAGCCGTACGACAACGTGCCTGTGCTGTCATGGCTCGCGCTCCGGGGCAAGTGCCGGAGCTGCAAAGAGCCCATCTCGGCGCGGTACCCGCTCGTGGAAGCAGGCGTCGGTGTCTTCTTCGCTGTCGTTGCCGTGTGGTGGTGGCTGTATTCCAGCGCGTCTGCGACCTCGACCAGCGGCATCGTCGCGAACGTGCTCGTGCTCGTCGCTTTTCTCTGGCTTGCGGGCGTCAGCGTCGCTCTCGCGCTGATCGACCTGGATACGCACAAGCTTCCCAACGCAGTCGTCTTGCCGAGCTACCTCGTCGGCGGAGTTTTGCTGGCGGCCGTCGGCATCCTGAATTCGGATTTTGACTCGCTGATTCGGGCGGGTATCGGGATGGCGGCGCTGTGGTTGGCGTACTTCCTCATGGCGATGCTGTACCCCGGCGGTATGGGATTCGGCGACGTCAAGCTCGCCGGTGTGCTCGGACTGTACCTCGGCTTCGTCGGTTGGGGTGCTTTGTTTGTCGGCGCATTTGCCGCGTTCTTCTTCGGCGGGCTGTTCGCGACCGGGCTCCTGCTCGCGCGCAAGGCGGGCCGCAAGAGCGGTATTCCGTTCGGGCCATGGATGCTCATCGGCGCCTGGACCGGCATTTTCTTTGGCACCGCGCTATGGAAGTCCTATCTCTCGCTGCTCGGCGTGGCGTAG
- a CDS encoding DUF222 domain-containing protein: protein MSPRVGGGGVGVVAGAAGTVSDADLPLSMVLERAANAELEELLRNAARAKSELDAVIAAGAGVAAKRSARDLGYSGWAQSTGDRTAVNLVQRLTGSTKSEAFRQVRLGEAMGEADAATHPTGLGSGTGPGSGPGVDGSDEPLVDLDGNILVDPDADPEADKDRAAVSVLRPVPVVPWHEPISRAAREGVIRSEAVTIIMRGLGVPNERVDVEMLRAAAVELIADAAGVNADELGARARHLRDRIDPAGVQLRWDERFANRKWRFGRNDDGTKTAYVAFDEEGAAWVESIVGAALRPRRGGPRMVDPVEAERAEKLRVDERSNDQIVYDILMGAMRTGVQADPTATYGSRQPGIRVVITEPNLDNRTTDSDGTDGEGAEHLVGTGYLEDSKDAVPGSVIEKQICISGISPILMDTSGTILDVGREQRLHTRKQRVAMAVRDGGCRIEGCECPPSMTEAHHINEWVAHEGCTDLADGILLCPYHHTLVHTFGYRVVRIEGEYYLIPPPGENGERIPIRMPSKSPLEKERLRLAGIKAATDAADAAARAAAAGRGSAGAGVAGGGGDRAVRPGGQGPGESSAHLPTQHTRTA, encoded by the coding sequence ATGAGCCCTCGTGTAGGCGGTGGCGGTGTTGGCGTTGTTGCTGGCGCTGCTGGGACTGTCTCCGACGCTGACCTGCCGTTATCGATGGTGTTGGAGCGGGCAGCGAATGCCGAGCTGGAGGAGTTGCTGCGCAACGCGGCGCGGGCGAAGTCCGAGCTGGATGCGGTGATCGCGGCCGGTGCTGGGGTTGCGGCGAAGCGGTCGGCGCGTGATCTGGGTTATTCGGGGTGGGCGCAGTCGACCGGGGATCGCACGGCGGTGAATCTGGTGCAACGGTTGACCGGGTCGACGAAGTCCGAGGCGTTCCGGCAGGTGCGGCTCGGCGAGGCGATGGGTGAAGCGGATGCCGCCACCCACCCGACCGGGTTAGGCTCCGGCACTGGTCCTGGCAGTGGCCCCGGTGTCGACGGCTCGGATGAGCCACTGGTTGATCTTGACGGGAACATCCTCGTTGATCCTGATGCCGACCCCGAGGCGGACAAAGACCGCGCTGCGGTGTCGGTATTGCGTCCGGTGCCGGTGGTGCCGTGGCACGAGCCGATCTCTCGGGCAGCGCGGGAAGGTGTGATCCGGTCCGAGGCGGTAACGATCATCATGCGGGGCCTCGGGGTGCCGAATGAGCGGGTGGATGTGGAGATGCTGCGCGCGGCAGCGGTGGAGCTCATTGCGGATGCTGCCGGTGTGAACGCTGACGAGCTCGGCGCACGTGCGCGGCATCTGCGGGACCGGATTGATCCGGCCGGGGTGCAGTTGCGGTGGGATGAGCGGTTCGCGAACCGGAAGTGGCGGTTCGGCCGCAACGACGACGGCACGAAAACGGCGTACGTGGCCTTCGATGAGGAAGGCGCCGCCTGGGTGGAGTCGATCGTGGGTGCGGCGTTGCGGCCGCGCCGGGGCGGCCCGCGGATGGTGGATCCGGTCGAGGCGGAACGGGCCGAGAAACTCCGGGTTGATGAGCGCAGTAACGACCAGATCGTGTACGACATCCTGATGGGTGCGATGCGCACCGGTGTGCAGGCCGACCCGACCGCAACGTATGGGTCACGCCAACCCGGGATCCGGGTGGTGATCACCGAACCCAACCTCGACAACCGCACCACCGACAGTGACGGTACTGACGGTGAAGGTGCGGAGCACCTGGTCGGTACCGGCTATCTCGAAGACAGTAAAGATGCGGTTCCGGGCAGTGTGATCGAGAAGCAGATCTGTATCTCCGGGATCTCACCGATCCTGATGGACACTTCCGGCACGATCCTCGACGTCGGGCGGGAGCAACGACTGCATACCCGGAAGCAGCGGGTGGCGATGGCGGTGCGGGACGGTGGGTGTCGGATCGAGGGGTGTGAGTGTCCGCCGTCGATGACCGAAGCGCACCACATCAACGAATGGGTCGCCCACGAGGGCTGCACCGATCTCGCCGATGGGATCCTGTTGTGTCCGTATCACCACACTTTGGTGCACACGTTTGGGTATCGGGTGGTTCGGATCGAGGGTGAGTATTACCTGATCCCGCCGCCGGGCGAGAACGGGGAACGGATCCCGATCCGGATGCCCTCGAAATCACCGCTGGAGAAGGAACGACTCCGCCTGGCCGGGATCAAAGCAGCAACCGACGCCGCGGACGCCGCAGCACGAGCCGCCGCCGCCGGGAGAGGCAGTGCTGGGGCGGGCGTTGCCGGTGGTGGCGGTGACCGGGCGGTTAGACCCGGTGGTCAAGGGCCGGGGGAGAGCTCCGCCCACCTGCCAACCCAGCACACCCGCACCGCGTAG
- a CDS encoding type II secretion system F family protein, which translates to MPTTLAYAYKGRDAAGKIVKGKVEASSESAVATRLRSMGLSPVSIEAAPDGTGLSTEITIPGFSKGIGLKDLAIMSRQMSTMASAGLSLMKTLTILADQTESKPLAKILGTVRDDVEIGSSLSDAMRKHHKDFPPIMINMVKAGETGGFLDKALDTVATNFEKEAALKNSIKSAMTYPVVVVGMVVLAVAGMLIFIVPVFKDMFEGMGGTLPLPTQILVTLSEQMIWLGPLILVLAIAGTAWWKSHKNDESVRKFLDPLKLKMPVFGLLMKKLAVARFSRNFADMIGAGVPILQSLQIVGETSGNYVIEEALKKVSDSVRQGKSIAGPMAEEDVFPPMVVQMVAVGEDSGAMQQMLEKIAEFYDQEVQTMTDSLTSLIEPLLIAFLGIVVGGMIVALYLPVFNIATLMQ; encoded by the coding sequence GTGCCAACCACCCTCGCCTATGCCTACAAGGGACGAGACGCAGCGGGCAAGATCGTCAAGGGCAAAGTCGAGGCATCGAGCGAGTCCGCCGTTGCGACGCGACTCCGCTCGATGGGACTCTCACCGGTCTCGATTGAGGCCGCTCCGGATGGCACGGGGCTGAGTACAGAGATCACCATCCCGGGGTTCTCGAAGGGCATCGGGCTCAAGGACCTCGCGATCATGAGCCGGCAGATGTCGACGATGGCCAGCGCGGGCCTGTCGCTCATGAAGACTCTGACGATCCTGGCGGATCAGACCGAGTCGAAGCCTCTGGCGAAGATCCTCGGCACCGTGCGCGACGACGTGGAGATCGGGTCGTCGCTGTCGGATGCCATGCGCAAGCACCACAAGGATTTCCCGCCGATCATGATCAACATGGTCAAGGCGGGGGAAACCGGCGGGTTCCTCGATAAGGCGCTCGACACTGTCGCGACGAACTTCGAGAAGGAAGCGGCGCTCAAGAACAGCATCAAGAGCGCCATGACCTACCCGGTGGTCGTTGTCGGGATGGTGGTTCTCGCGGTCGCGGGAATGCTCATCTTCATCGTGCCGGTGTTCAAGGACATGTTCGAAGGGATGGGTGGAACCCTGCCCCTGCCGACCCAGATCCTCGTCACGCTCTCCGAGCAAATGATCTGGCTCGGGCCATTGATCCTCGTACTCGCCATTGCCGGCACCGCGTGGTGGAAGTCGCACAAGAACGACGAGAGTGTGCGCAAGTTCCTCGACCCGCTGAAGCTCAAGATGCCGGTCTTCGGCCTGCTCATGAAGAAGCTGGCCGTTGCGAGATTTTCGCGCAACTTCGCAGACATGATCGGGGCTGGCGTGCCGATCCTGCAGTCGCTTCAGATCGTCGGTGAGACGTCCGGCAACTATGTCATCGAGGAGGCGCTCAAGAAGGTCTCGGATTCGGTGCGGCAGGGCAAGTCGATCGCGGGCCCGATGGCCGAGGAGGACGTCTTTCCGCCCATGGTCGTGCAGATGGTTGCCGTCGGCGAGGACTCCGGGGCGATGCAGCAGATGCTCGAGAAGATCGCTGAATTTTATGACCAGGAGGTGCAGACCATGACCGACAGCCTCACGTCGCTGATCGAGCCGCTGCTCATCGCCTTCCTCGGGATCGTCGTCGGCGGCATGATCGTCGCGCTGTACCTGCCCGTCTTCAACATCGCCACACTGATGCAATAA
- a CDS encoding type IV pilus twitching motility protein PilT, whose protein sequence is MSDPIYEIPILPPGANVGGWTPGIKPRTDASTGVPAAATPDPAPSNATSDSDSTGIDVFDELTPPFAPRAGLPFSDASPSLSASGAMATPIPQAAKPMTRSEANRMAQAAAAARAERNGGEQTAPQAEAEISLAEALSAVVALGASDLHITADAPPMIRVNGGLTPIDGAAPWTRDKVTAELAAIVTDKQRETFYEHLELDFAHTLSAESRFRVNYYMQRGAIGAAFRLIPTEIKRLSDLGVPDSVSRFAALPRGLVLVTGPTGSGKSTTLAGLIDLVNRTRADHIVTVEDPIEFMHKNQKSIVNQREVGADTHSFANALKHVLRQDPDVILIGELRDLETISVALTAAETGHLVFATLHTQDAAQTIDRVIDVFPSHQQDQVRTQLSGVLQGVVCQTLVPKASGSGRVVATEVMVITPALSNLIREGKTYQILSAMQAGKELGMHTMDQHLAELVNAGRVTRQAAEAKAHDPEGFSRMLSGVQSPTEASTRAMQASDIDFGDSFSNRLER, encoded by the coding sequence TTGAGCGATCCAATCTATGAGATTCCGATCCTGCCACCTGGCGCGAACGTCGGCGGCTGGACCCCGGGAATCAAGCCGCGAACGGATGCCAGTACTGGTGTCCCCGCAGCGGCCACACCGGATCCTGCGCCCAGCAACGCGACCTCCGACTCGGACTCTACGGGCATCGACGTCTTTGACGAGCTCACGCCGCCTTTCGCGCCGCGCGCGGGGCTGCCGTTCAGTGATGCGTCTCCGTCCCTGTCTGCGTCCGGAGCCATGGCTACGCCGATTCCGCAGGCCGCCAAGCCGATGACGCGGAGTGAGGCCAACCGGATGGCCCAGGCCGCCGCAGCAGCGCGCGCCGAGCGAAACGGTGGTGAGCAGACCGCACCCCAGGCAGAAGCTGAGATCTCGCTCGCTGAGGCGCTCTCCGCTGTCGTCGCCCTCGGGGCATCCGACCTGCACATCACTGCCGACGCACCGCCGATGATCCGCGTCAACGGTGGGCTCACGCCGATCGACGGTGCAGCGCCATGGACGCGCGACAAGGTGACGGCGGAGCTTGCCGCCATCGTCACCGACAAGCAGCGCGAGACGTTCTACGAGCATCTCGAACTCGACTTCGCGCACACGCTCAGCGCGGAGAGCCGCTTCCGTGTGAACTACTACATGCAGCGAGGGGCGATCGGGGCGGCGTTCCGGTTGATCCCGACCGAGATCAAGCGCCTCAGCGACCTCGGAGTGCCTGACTCTGTGAGCCGTTTCGCGGCGTTGCCGCGCGGTCTGGTACTGGTAACCGGTCCGACCGGTTCGGGTAAGTCGACAACGCTTGCCGGGCTCATCGACCTCGTGAACCGCACCCGTGCCGACCACATCGTGACGGTCGAGGACCCGATCGAGTTCATGCACAAGAACCAGAAGTCGATCGTCAACCAGCGTGAAGTCGGTGCAGACACGCACAGCTTCGCGAACGCGCTCAAACACGTGCTGCGTCAGGACCCGGATGTCATCCTCATCGGTGAGCTTCGCGACCTCGAGACGATTTCGGTGGCGCTGACCGCTGCCGAGACCGGCCACCTCGTCTTCGCGACGCTGCACACGCAGGATGCCGCGCAGACGATCGACCGTGTGATCGACGTCTTCCCGTCGCACCAGCAGGACCAGGTGCGCACGCAGCTGTCCGGAGTGCTGCAGGGCGTCGTCTGTCAGACGCTCGTGCCGAAGGCGAGCGGATCGGGCCGCGTGGTCGCAACCGAGGTGATGGTCATTACGCCGGCGCTGTCGAATCTCATCCGCGAGGGCAAGACGTACCAGATCCTCTCGGCGATGCAGGCGGGTAAGGAACTCGGCATGCACACGATGGACCAGCACCTCGCTGAGCTCGTCAACGCGGGTCGGGTGACCCGTCAGGCCGCCGAGGCCAAGGCACACGACCCAGAGGGCTTCTCGCGGATGCTGAGCGGTGTTCAGTCGCCGACAGAGGCATCGACTCGCGCGATGCAGGCGTCTGACATCGATTTCGGCGATTCGTTCTCGAACAGGTTGGAGCGGTAA
- a CDS encoding PilW family protein: protein MTSRKRVAVLAARAAAERDRGISLIELIIAMVLLSIVTTVVAALLISLTNAATMSRGIDASSKTASNAMNDLALVIRNGSTVPVKNNIIPLAAFVAGGPESLTIHSILGGSGLSLSPVKVKFTVNAKRQLIEQRWTAKVTDGYFSWPADAAMTSRNLSGSLLIPKDEERPLFTYLDEKRNPIEMSAGNQLSAPNLGKVRSVLITMRVEAEGGAKGQIIELENIVGVPNLGEVSAE from the coding sequence ATGACCAGCAGAAAGCGAGTCGCTGTCCTCGCCGCGCGCGCGGCGGCCGAGCGTGATCGCGGGATTTCTCTCATCGAACTCATCATCGCGATGGTGCTGTTATCCATAGTGACCACCGTCGTCGCCGCCCTCCTCATCAGCTTGACCAATGCCGCGACCATGAGCCGGGGAATCGACGCCAGTAGTAAGACGGCGTCCAATGCGATGAATGATCTGGCTCTCGTTATTCGAAACGGTTCGACTGTTCCCGTGAAGAACAACATCATCCCCCTCGCGGCCTTCGTTGCTGGAGGCCCCGAATCCTTGACGATCCATTCGATTCTGGGCGGGTCTGGTTTGTCGCTCTCTCCGGTGAAAGTGAAGTTCACAGTTAATGCCAAGCGCCAGCTCATAGAACAACGGTGGACGGCAAAGGTGACAGACGGATATTTCTCCTGGCCGGCAGACGCCGCGATGACTTCTCGGAACCTCAGTGGTTCGTTGCTCATCCCGAAAGACGAGGAGCGGCCTCTCTTCACCTATCTCGACGAGAAGAGGAATCCGATCGAGATGAGCGCCGGGAATCAATTGTCAGCTCCGAACCTCGGAAAAGTCCGTTCGGTATTGATCACGATGCGCGTCGAAGCCGAGGGCGGCGCGAAGGGGCAGATCATCGAACTTGAGAACATCGTCGGCGTACCTAACCTCGGAGAGGTCAGTGCAGAATGA
- the pilM gene encoding type IV pilus assembly protein PilM, producing MSATIVGIDIGSVAIRAVELKDADKARPTLLRFHELPLPTGAVNRGEVIEPSTVSSVLKRLWSTGGFKSKNVVIGMGNQRVLARDLTLPRMSQERIREALPFQVQELLPVPVADAMLDFYPVSEGQSDTGPVVHGLLIASIKEAVMGNVRAVEKSGLTTKEVDLIPFALARVLLRGDQANGTVAIVDIGASATTIVIATNGVPQFLRIIPAGGDDLTTALAQRLETTPEQADGLKRGLGLRTSVDDPQYQYPMEIINEVTSELLISARNTLEYFSQSRPEASVDRILLTGGGANLGGLPDALAELTRTRVIQADPYAGIALGKSFNADELRERQASILVALGLALGSKA from the coding sequence ATGTCAGCAACAATCGTGGGTATCGACATCGGTAGCGTCGCTATCCGCGCCGTCGAGCTGAAAGATGCCGATAAGGCGCGCCCCACTCTCCTGCGCTTTCACGAGCTTCCGCTGCCGACGGGGGCGGTGAACCGGGGTGAGGTGATCGAGCCGAGCACCGTGTCATCCGTGCTCAAACGGCTGTGGTCGACCGGCGGGTTCAAGAGCAAGAACGTGGTGATCGGCATGGGCAACCAGCGGGTGCTCGCTCGAGACCTGACCCTGCCGCGGATGTCACAGGAACGGATCCGCGAAGCCCTCCCGTTCCAGGTGCAGGAACTGCTGCCGGTTCCGGTGGCCGACGCCATGCTCGACTTTTATCCCGTCTCCGAAGGCCAGTCAGACACGGGCCCCGTTGTGCACGGGCTGCTCATCGCGTCGATCAAGGAAGCCGTTATGGGAAACGTCCGCGCGGTCGAGAAGTCAGGGTTGACCACGAAAGAAGTCGACCTCATTCCGTTCGCCCTTGCCCGGGTCCTGCTTCGTGGGGACCAGGCGAACGGGACCGTCGCGATCGTCGACATCGGAGCATCCGCCACCACCATCGTTATTGCGACGAACGGGGTGCCGCAGTTCCTGCGCATCATCCCTGCGGGTGGCGATGACCTCACCACGGCGCTTGCGCAGCGGCTGGAGACCACCCCGGAGCAGGCCGACGGACTCAAACGCGGGCTCGGCCTTCGGACGAGTGTCGACGACCCGCAATACCAGTACCCGATGGAAATCATCAACGAGGTGACGAGTGAACTGCTGATCAGCGCGCGCAATACGCTGGAGTATTTCAGCCAGTCGCGGCCGGAGGCATCCGTCGACCGCATCCTGCTCACGGGCGGGGGAGCGAACCTCGGCGGGCTGCCTGACGCGCTCGCCGAATTGACGCGCACGCGCGTGATCCAGGCAGACCCGTATGCGGGCATCGCGTTGGGGAAATCATTCAACGCGGACGAATTGCGCGAGCGCCAGGCTTCGATTCTCGTGGCTCTCGGACTCGCGCTGGGGAGCAAAGCATGA